One Coffea arabica cultivar ET-39 chromosome 5e, Coffea Arabica ET-39 HiFi, whole genome shotgun sequence DNA segment encodes these proteins:
- the LOC113687497 gene encoding putative late blight resistance protein homolog R1A-3, with protein sequence MASSCLTSISAVLKDLQFLKNSCPKSPEWVEELLRLTDLEAHLRIFRTFLLCVRKWGDDDDAVLGALVVRMKDAISKQGRLIFTTYNFTVGYTYRIRDLGVVPSGLRSFHPEIKEWYLVSSDWSSRQSSNSQVKKDDLMEIMGSLRENLNDIVYSMHLYNSFREQAEALEEMLTFLKNFICFVTLHGVEDMQLGPLLSQVEFVAVNAASLSFAWFCKESMSIKDDTSDLLQKIIYAEPQVHKTCVQALIASKLSRQSYAETDEHVLRGFINSLIFYLWEIIKTRACLMISLKDQLRLLFEGLISFRTILKKNLNKFDEKMRYLIRFVLCDAGLVAFSISLNAEKDGVLKDMDLVSYQDFLERLKLIKAAVAETRPETSSSNFPRTNELGFIAFLQKYMMELTSSEAGSVALVNYPIQTIQEELIFLHPFLEKIVELRNEDEELQAFWDRVVEVAYKAEFLIDSLLVGDVLDSSSISFDSIVEELKIIKAVAMKIFESNRLDLKVKEVTKSLNHMPPQSSKPIISDVVVGLEDEATSIINRLTRGSSQLQIIPIVGMPGLGKTTLAKKVYNDSSVMSHFYARAWCTVSQTYYKKNLLLQILTSIHTKLHDKFVEMSEEDLAAEVRRGLLRTKYLIVLDDIWDTEAWNALEASFPDNRNGSRVIMTSRNRDLAAPRGELDEGPHFLRPLTPDESWDLLSKRLFPGKDLPPPELCELRMQIVEMCQGLPLTIVILAGILANEDQYSWKKVVEGLNSSMLSSTEQCTAALELSYNNLPDYLKPCFLYFGAFPEDHEHATERLNWLWVAEGFAQKTQFKSAEDVANDHMMALINRSLVMVSKQRSIGGVKTCRVHDLLYEFCVRKGRQENFVQLVSGYDELYTISVPHNLRRLCINSNPGHFCKSRLFAPTIRSLLFFNNHESYQPTVTDIPFLVAIKLVKVLDLSQLNLGSTFPRELELLVHLRYLAVVGDLESIASSMSNLLNLETLILETFDSAVSLPDTIWNLKKLRHLVLKGDCLDEYCELQLPTYNLENAEHLCDLNTLSRVMLPSWDTIDKMFRKFPNIHKLKCSFYEANDSRDSADKVLALDFLSGLESLTLKFINHTGVQCQFEFQFPLTIRKLTLSGFLFPWSKISEIQNLPNLPVLKLLDGAFQGKIWNMEEEEGFPKVSFLKIASLDIVNWTASEYMDCFPSLRKLVLEDCQFLEEIPSGLGSSTLETIEASDCPFSASFIQPLQEEQMDMGNTDLKIHISSSKMNY encoded by the coding sequence ATGGCCTCCAGTTGCCTTACTTCCATTTCAGCCGTCTTGAAAGATCTGCAGTTCCTGAAGAACAGCTGCCCAAAATCTCCAGAATGGGTGGAGGAGCTCCTTAGGTTGACAGACCTGGAAGCGCATCTAAGAATATTCAGAACATTTCTTCTGTGCGTGAGAAAATGGGGCGACGATGATGATGCAGTTCTAGGAGCACTGGTAGTTAGGATGAAAGATGCCATTTCCAAGCAGGGACGGCTGATTTTCACCACCTACAATTTTACTGTGGGCTATACATATCGTATCCGCGATTTAGGAGTTGTGCCCAGTGGTTTAAGATCTTTCCACCCAGAAATCAAGGAATGGTACTTGGTTTCTTCCGATTGGTCATCAAGGCAGTCTAGTAATTCCCAGGTAAAGAAAGATGACCTTATGGAaatcatgggctctcttcgggAGAATCTAAATGATATTGTTTACTCAATGCATCTGTACAACAGTTTTAGAGAACAGGCTGAAGCCCTTGAAGAGATGCTAACATTCTTGAAAAACTTCATCTGTTTTGTCACACTTCATGGAGTTGAAGATATGCAATTGGGACCTTTATTGAGTCAGGTTGAATTTGTCGCTGTCAATGCAGCATCCCTCTCTTTTGCGTGGTTCTGTAAGGAGTCCATGTCTATCAAGGATGATACCTCGGACCTGCTGCAGAAGATTATTTATGCAGAACCGCAAGTCCATAAGACTTGTGTCCAGGCCCTGATAGCTTCAAAGTTATCACGACAATCATACGCGGAAACAGATGAGCATGTATTGAGAGGCTTCATCAATTCTCTTATATTTTATCTGTGGGAGATAATAAAGACCAGAGCTTGTCTTATGATCTCTCTGAAGGATCAACTTCGACTGCTTTTTGAGGGACTAATATCCTTCAGAACCATTCTCAAGAAGAACCTTAACAAGTTTGATGAAAAAATGAGATATCTAATTAGATTTGTGCTATGTGATGCGGGACTCGTAGCTTTTTCTATTTCTCTCAATGCCGAGAAAGACGGAGTGCTAAAGGACATGGATCTCGTGTCTTACCAAGATTTTCTGGAAAGGCTCAAGCTTATCAAGGCAGCAGTTGCAGAGACACGTCCAGAAACATCATCATCCAACTTTCCTAGGACCAATGAGTTGGGCTTTATTGCTTTTCTTCAAAAATATATGATGGAACTGACTAGTTCTGAGGCTGGTTCTGTTGCTCTTGTAAACTATCCAATTCAAACAATACAGGAAGAACTTATCTTCTTACACCCTTTCTTGGAGAAAATTGTGGAATTGCGCAATGAAGATGAGGAGCTCCAAGCATTTTGGGACCGTGTTGTAGAGGTGGCATACAAGGCAGAGTTTCTTATCGACTCCTTACTAGTTGGAGATGTTCTTGATTCTTCTTCCATATCATTTGATTCTATTGTAGAAGAACTTAAGATCATCAAAGCTGTGGCCATGAAGATTTTTGAGAGCAATAGACTTGATCTCAAAGTTAAGGAGGTTACGAAGTCACTAAATCACATGCCACCACAGTCAAGCAAGCCAATAATCAGTGATGTGGTGGTGGGATTGGAGGATGAGGCAACCTCAATAATCAATCGACTCACAAGAGGATCATCCCAACTGCAAATAATTCCTATTGTAGGTATGCCAGGACTTGGTAAGACTACATTAGCcaaaaaagtttacaatgattCTTCAGTTATGTCGCATTTTTATGCACGTGCTTGGTGTACTGTCTCTCAAACGTATTACAAGAAAAATCTGTTGCTTCAAATTTTGACTTCTATTCATACCAAGCTTCATGACAAATTTGTTGAGATGTCTGAAGAAGATTTGGCTGCAGAAGTCAGAAGAGGTTTGCTAAGGACAAAATATCTCAttgttttggatgatatatgggACACTGAAGCATGGAACGCATTGGAAGCATCATTTCCTGATAACCGAAATGGAAGTAGAGTGATCATGACAAGTCGAAATCGTGATCTTGCTGCTCCGAGAGGTGAACTTGATGAAGGACCTCATTTCCTTCGTCCACTCACTCCTGATGAGAGTTGGGATTTGCTAAGTAAAAGGTTATTTCCTGGAAAAGACTTGCCTCCTCCAGAATTATGCGAACTCCGAATGCAAATCGTGGAAATGTGTCAAGGACTACCACTTACCATCGTCATTCTTGCTGGAATTCTAGCAAATGAGGACCAATATAGTTGGAAAAAGGTAGTGGAAGGTTTAAACTCGAGCATGCTCTCTAGTACAGAACAATGCACTGCTGCATTAGAGTTGAGTTACAACAATTTACCAGATTATTTGAAGCCATGCTTTCTATACTTTGGAGCGTTTCCTGAAGATCATGAACACGCTACAGAGAGGTTGAATTGGTTATGGGTGGCTGAAGGATTTGCACAAAAAACTCAGTTCAAGAGCGCAGAGGATGTGGCAAATGATCACATGATGGCTCTTATTAACAGAAGTTTAGTCATGGTTTCCAAACAAAGATCCATTGGTGGAGTCAAAACCTGCCGTGTTCACGATTTGCTTTATGAGTTTTGTGTAAGAAAAGGCAGACAGGAAAATTTTGTGCAGCTGGTGAGCGGGTATGATGAACTATATACTATCAGTGTGCCACACAATCTACGCCGCTTATGCATCAACTCTAATCCAGGACACTTTTGCAAGTCCAGGTTATTTGCTCCCACCATCCGTTCTCTACTATTCTTCAATAATCATGAAAGCTACCAACCTACTGTTACTGACATACCATTCCTTGTTGCCATCAAACTTGTAAAAGTGTTAGATTTGAGCCAATTAAATCTAGGTTCTACTTTTCCTAGAGAACTGGAATTACTTGTTCACTTGAGGTACCTGGCAGTTGTTGGAGATCTGGAGTCAATTGCATCATCAATGTCCAATCTCTTGAATCTGGAAACTTTAATTCTGGAAACGTTTGATAGCGCTGTCTCACTACCAGATACTATATGGAATCTTAAGAAACTGAGGCACTTGGTATTAAAAGGCGACTGCCTAGATGAATATTGTGAGCTTCAGTTGCCCACCTACAATCTTGAGAATGCTGAACATTTGTGTGATTTGAATACGTTGTCCAGAGTAATGCTTCCTTCTTGGGATACCATTGACAAGAtgtttagaaaatttcccaatATCCACAAGCTCAAATGCAGTTTCTACGAGGCTAATGATTCTAGGGATTCAGCTGACAAGGTTCTAGCGCTTGACTTCTTAAGTGGACTAGAATCACTCACTCTCAAGTTCATTAACCATACAGGTGTTCAATGCCAGTTTGAGTTTCAATTTCCTTTGACAATTAGAAAATTGACTCTATCCGGCTTTCTCTTCCCTTGGAGCAAAATATCAGAAATTCAAAATCTACCCAATCTTCCAGTTCTCAAATTACTCGATGGGGCCTTTCAGGGAAAAATATGGAACATGGAAGAAGAAGAGGGGTTCCCTAAAGTTAGTTTCTTGAAAATTGCTTCCCTGGATATTGTCAATTGGACAGCCTCCGAGTACATGGACTGTTTTCCTAGTCTAAGGAAATTAGTATTGGAAGATTGTCAGTTTTTGGAGGAGATCCCTTCTGGTTTGGGGAGCTCAACTCTTGAAACAATTGAGGCCTCTGATTGTCCCTTCTCTGCAAGTTTCATACAGCCACTTCAGGAGGAGCAAATGGACATGGGAAACACTGATCTGAAGATCCACATTTCATCCTCTAAAATGAATTACTGA
- the LOC113687498 gene encoding putative late blight resistance protein homolog R1A-3, producing MASSSLTCISSILDDMQLLENKCPDYTDHDFASLKGGLRILRPFLMSARKWGNNDDENLAALLLGTEAAISKTGEKIHSFCLRLELEGRVSANDLRTLVFDCMADFPSDEDIKGWYFVFSYRSLKQSSNNSLMKTEDLIEFMDYLLESFRDDHYDIGVLFEAVEGPTEGLEEKLAFLKNFISFVALHGIKDEQLGPLLAHTELIAVNAACLSYWSCFGADDELYLSIRDATMEGLQKIIPVESHVHETCVQALIASKLSARSYVEADEQILREIIDSLLCNIWWMLKSGTCRMISIKDQLQMLCDGLRSLRTILKEKEKPNKFNEKMRDLTGLVICDAGLVFLTLSLNAINDGWVKEMDLVPLDLLERIKLIKATIAEECPGTSPFNFPKTNELGFVDSLLKYMMDLKSPEAGTAALVNHRVQTVQEELAFFPSFLGKIVDLCNEDEELQSLWDRVVYLAYRVEFLVDSLLVGDIVDSSSISFDSIVEEIKIIKSEALKISDSKRLDVKVKEVTKTLNHQPSPVFKPTINDLVVGIEDEAASIINRLRRGSNQVQIVPIVGMPGLGKTTLAKKVYNDSNVMSHFHVRAWCTVSQDYHNKHMLLQILTSLDSKLPDKYFEMSEEDLALEVKKRLQKNRYLIILDDIWETEAWNGLQATFPDNGDGSRVIFTSRYHDIAPQDKLDKEPHRLRPLTHDESWDLLTKELFPGNLPPPELCELQMQIVEICQGLPLTIIILAGILKNVDRQGWKEVVESLSSSVVSSTEQCTATLELSYNNLADNLKPCFLYFGAFPEDHEHNLDKLIWLWVAEGFAQKSQFKSAEDVADDYIMDLISRSLITVSKRRSTGGIKTCSIHDLLHEFCVRRAREEKFFQRVSGYDELQAFSMQHNLRRLCIHSEPEHFCKSRLFAPTIRSLLFFSHDERYKKKMFHLSLIFGIFKLVRVLDLSHISLGSTLPRELEFLVQLSYLAVLGTMKSIPSSIANLTNLETFIVGTFSRIVSLPDTIWNMKKLRHLHIRRRYRYYSTFRLPTNNLDDAAELCNLVTFSDAILSSWENVDKILRKLPNIRKLKCSIELLESDYPASGASDKILVLDFLSQLESLTLKAKGYVQCQFEFQFSSTIKKLTLSRFYFPWSKISAIENLPNLEVLKLLRGAFEGEEWNMEEEGFPKVSFLKLASLDIVKWTAFECEECFPSLRKLILEDCHYLEEIPPCLGNSSLEIIEVSDCPYSASFIKPLKEEQMDLGNTHLKICISSREMDD from the coding sequence ATGGCCTCCAGTAGTCTTACATGCATTTCTTCCATCTTGGATGATATGCAGTTGCTGGAGAACAAATGTCCAGACTATACAGATCATGATTTCGCAAGCCTGAAAGGGGGGCTAAGAATTTTGAGACCATTCCTCATGAGTGCGAGAAAGTGGGGCAACAATGATGACGAAAATCTAGCAGCTCTTCTATTAGGCACTGAAGCTGCCATTTCCAAAACTGGAGAGAAGATCCATTCATTTTGTCTTCGTTTGGAACTGGAAGGTCGAGTTTCTGCCAACGATCTGCGGACTCTGGTCTTTGATTGTATGGCAGACTTTCCTTCCGATGAAGATATAAAGGGGTGGTACTTCGTTTTCTCATATCGCTCGTTAAAGCAGTCTAGTAACAATTCACTGATGAAAACAGAAGACCTTATCGAATTCATGGATTATCTTCTGGAGAGTTTTAGGGACGATCATTATGATATAGGTGTTCTGTTTGAAGCTGTAGAAGGACCAACCGAAGGCCTTGAAGAGAAGCTGGCGTTCTTGAAGAACTTCATCAGTTTCGTTGCACTGCACGGGATTAAAGATGAGCAATTGGGACCTTTATTGGCTCACACTGAACTTATCGCTGTCAATGCAGCATGCCTCAGTTACTGGTCGTGCTTTGGCGCAGATGATGAACTGTACTTATCAATTAGGGATGCTACGATGGAAGGGCTGCAGAAGATCATTCCTGTGGAATCCCATGTCCATGAGACCTGTGTCCAGGCTCTGATTGCTTCAAAGTTATCAGCACGATCATATGTGGAAGCAGATGAGCAGATATTGCGGGAGATCATTGATTCTCTCCTATGTAATATTTGGTGGATGCTCAAGTCTGGTACTTGTCGTATGATCTCTATTAAGGATCAACTGCAAATGCTTTGTGATGGACTAAGATCTCTAAGAACCATTTTGAAGGAGAAGGAGAAGCCCAACAAGTTTAATGAGAAAATGAGAGATCTTACTGGACTCGTGATCTGCGATGCGGGACTTGTTTTTTTAACTCTTTCTCTGAATGCAATCAATGATGGATGGGTCAAGGAAATGGATCTTGTGCCTTTAGATCTGCTGGAAAGGATTAAGCTCATAAAGGCAACAATTGCAGAGGAATGTCCAGGAACATCACCATTCAACTTTCCCAAAACTAATGAGTTGGGCTTTGTTGATTCTCTTCTAAAGTATATGATGGATCTGAAAAGTCCTGAGGCTGGCACAGCTGCTCTTGTAAATCATAGAGTTCAAACAGTCCAGGAAGAGCTTGCCTTCTTTCCCTCTTTCTTGGGGAAAATTGTGGATTTGTGCAATGAAGATGAGGAGCTCCAATCACTTTGGGATCGCGTGGTGTACTTGGCATACAGGGTGGAGTTTCTCGTGGATTCCTTACTAGTTGGGGATATTGTagattcttcttcaatttcatttgattcCATTGTAGAAGAAATTAAGATCATCAAATCTGAGGCCTTGAAGATTTCTGATAGCAAAAGACTTGATGTCAAGGTTAAGGAAGTTACCAAGACACTCAATCACCAGCCGTCACCGGTATTTAAGCCAACAATCAATGACTTGGTGGTAGGAATCGAGGATGAGGCGGCATCTATAATCAATCGACTCAGAAGAGGATCAAACCAGGTGCAAATTGTTCCAATTGTAGGTATGCCAGGACTTGGTAAGACCACTTTGGCTAAAAAGGTTTACAATGATTCGAATGTGATGTCTCATTTTCACGTGCGTGCTTGGTGTACTGTTTCCCAAGATTATCACAACAAACATATGTTGCTTCAAATTTTGACTTCTCTAGATTCCAAGCTTCCTGACAAATATTTTGAGATGAGCGAAGAAGATCTGGCATTAGAAGTCAAAAAACGGTTGCAGAAGAATAGATACCTCAttattttggatgatatatgggAGACTGAAGCATGGAACGGATTGCAAGCCACATTCCCTGATAATGGAGATGGAAGTAGAGTTATCTTCACAAGTCGATATCATGATATTGCTCCACAAGATAAACTTGACAAAGAACCTCACCGTCTTCGTCCACTCACTCATGATGAGAGTTGGGATTTGCTGACAAAAGAGTTATTTCCTGGAAATTTGCCACCTCCAGAATTATGTGAACTTCAAATGCAGATCGTGGAAATTTGTCAAGGGCTACCACTTACAATTATCATTCTTGCTGGAATTCTTAAAAATGTGGACAGACAAGGTTGGAAAGAAGTTGTAGAAAGTTTAAGTTCGAGCGTTGTTTCTAGTACAGAGCAATGCACTGCTACACTAGAGCTGAGTTACAACAACTTAGCAGATAATTTGAAGCCATGCTTCCTGTACTTTGGAGCATTTCCAGAGGACCATGAACACAATCTTGATAAGTTGATTTGGTTATGGGTCGCTGAAGGATTTGCCCAGAAAAGTCAGTTCAAGAGTGCAGAGGATGTGGCAGATGATTACATCATGGATCTAATAAGCAGAAGCTTAATCACGGTTTCTAAAAGAAGATCCACTGGTGGGATCAAAACTTGTAGTATTCACGACCTGTTACATGAGTTTTGTGTGAGAAGAGCcagagaagaaaaattttttcaGCGGGTAAGTGGGTATGATGAACTGCAGGCATTCAGTATGCAACACAACCTACGCCGCCTATGCATTCACTCTGAGCCAGAACACTTTTGCAAGTCCAGATTATTTGCTCCCACCATTCGTTCTCTGCTATTCTTCAGTCATGATGAAAGGTACAAAAAAAAGATGTTCCATCTATCATTGATTTTTGGCATCTTTAAACTTGTTAGAGTGTTAGATTTGAGCCACATAAGTCTAGGTTCTACTTTACCAAGAGAACTAGAATTCCTTGTTCAGCTGAGCTATCTGGCAGTTCTAGGCACCATGAAGTCCATTCCATCATCCATAGCCAATCTAACAAACTTGGAAACTTTCATTGTGGGAACATTTTCTCGTATTGTTTCGCTGCCAGATACCATATGGAATATGAAGAAACTACGGCATTTGCACATTAGGAGAAGGTATAGATATTATTCTACTTTTCGGTTGCCCACCAACAATCTTGACGATGCTGCAGAGTTATGCAATTTGGTTACCTTCTCTGACGCAATTCTTTCTTCATGGGAGAACGTGGACAAGATATTGAGAAAGCTTCCCAATATTCGCAAGCTGAAATGCAGCATCGAACTCCTTGAATCTGATTATCCTGCTTCGGGTGCATCCGACAAGATTCTAGTACTTGATTTTCTAAGTCAACTAGAATCACTCACTTTGAAGGCGAAAGGTTATGTTCAATGCCAGTTTGAGTTTCAATTCTCTTCCACCATTAAAAAGTTGACTCTGTCGCGCTTTTACTTCCCTTGGAGCAAAATATCAGCAATCGAAAATCTACCTAATCTTGAGGTTCTCAAATTACTTCGCGGAGCATTTGAGGGGGAAGAATGGAACATGGAAGAAGAGGGGTTCCCTAAAGTTAGTTTCTTGAAATTAGCTTCCCTGGATATTGTCAAGTGGACCGCCTTTGAGTGCGAGGAATGTTTTCCAAGTCTAAGGAAATTAATTTTGGAAGACTGTCACTATTTGGAGGAGATCCCTCCCTGTTTGGGGAATTCAAGTCTTGAAATAATTGAGGTGTCTGATTGTCCCTACTCTGCAAGTTTTATAAAGCCACTTAAGGAGGAACAAATGGACTTGGGAAATACTCATCTGAAGATCTGCATTTCATCCAGAGAAATGGACGACTAA